From the Chryseobacterium sp. G0201 genome, the window AAAACACTTAGAAATGAAAAAAAATGTTTTAAAAGCTATGCTTTTTTGCCTATCGCTTATTACTTTATTAACAAGTTGCCGGGAAGAAGATTTCGCCAATGAAGCAAATCCCTCAAAAGCAACAGATTCTAAAATTGCCAGTAAAGTTTCCGTAGGTCAGTATGAATCTGAAATGCCTTACAATATTAATGTTGTATACTTTATTCCTTCTGATGGGGCGGCACGCCCTGAATATGAAAGAAGAGTAAGTGAATTTATGATAGCCGCACAAGATTTTTATCGACAAAATATGTACAACTGGGGATATGGAAACCGCAGTTTTGGACTTCTAAAAAATCCTGCTACCAATAGAGTTAAGATCAATGTAATAAATGGAGCATTACCCGTAAGCTCATACCCTTACTCAGGAGGAGGAAATAAAATACAAGCCGAGGTGAATGCTTGGTTTGCAAATCATCCTAACGACAAGACAAGTGATCATACTATAATTTTCACTGCTGTTCCCACTCCTGAAACAGAAATACCCTTTTATGGTTTAGAAAAAATTTGTTTTGTGGGTGATAATGAAGCATGGGATTATCAATATTTTAATCAAAATACTCCTCAAGGAAATAAAGCTAAATGGTATATGGGAGGTTTTCTACACGAATTGGGTCATGGGTTGAGCTTATCCCACAATGCTCTTCACAAAAGTTCACCATACGGAACCTCTCTAATGAGTTCTGGGAACAATACATATGGATACTCTCCGACTGTACTTACTAAATCAGATTGCGCAATTTTAAATAACATTCAAGTATTTTCTACTCATACGCAACCTGCAGGTTATTTCTATGCACCCGGTAAGGAATTTAAAATTACAAGTATTACAGGAAGCTATTCCAACGGTCGTATAAATATTAATGGAACTTATTCTACCAATGCTCCTTTAAATAGTATACTATCACATTTCATTCCTCAATCAAATTATTATTTTACGGTAACAGGATTAGCAGATTACACTTCTAATACTTTCAGTACATACATTGATGTTAGTGATTTACATATTATTGACAACGAAAATTATCTTTTTGTACTACAGGGATTATACTTAGATGGAACTAAAACTGATGCCGAGTATTATTATTTCACTATGAAAAATGGTGTTCCAACTATCAAATGGGATATGAACCGAAGTAATTGGACAGTAAGTAGCAGCTCGCAGCAATCATATTTCCCGGCAACCTATGCAATAGATGGTGATAAGAATACCTATTGGCATACCAATTTTGATACAGGAACAGTACAGAATGCTCCGGCAGCAGGTGCATCACAAAATTTTCCATATTATTTTGATATAGATATGGGGTCTGTAAAAGATATATCCGGTCTTTCGTTCATCCAGCATCAAGGTCTCGTAAGAACGGCAAAAAATATCAGTATATATACAAGAAACTCAACCACAGACACATGGAAACTTGAAAACAGCTATATACTTACAAATACTACAGATAAGCAACATGTTGATTTTCCACAAAAAGAAAATACAAGATATGTACGTCTAAAATTTGAAAGCAGCCATGATGGGTTACCATATGTTGCAATACCTGAAATCGGCGCCTATTAAAAATAATAATTAAATTAAAATCCCTCCTGAGAAATACAGGAGGGATTTTAATTTATAGTTCACAAATTTTACATTCTGTTTACAGTTCCTATTCCCAGCAACTCCAAAGATTTTTTTATCGTTTTTCCCGTAAGATCTGATAAATTCAAACGAACTTGTTTTAAATTCTCATCTTCAAGTTTTAAAACCTGATTGCTCTGATAAAATGAGTTGTAAGATTTCACCAAATCATAAAGATAATTTGCGACCAAAGCCGGGCTCAATAACTCAGCAGCTTTTTCAACAATTACTTTATAATTAGATAAAAGCATAACCAATTCCTTTTCATATTGATTCAGCTCAACCCCGGAAACCTCTTTATGTTGATAGTTTGCTTTAGACAATAAGGATTGAATACGAGCATAAGTATATAAAATGAAAGGCCCAGTATTTCCGTTAAAATCAATACTTTCCTCTGGATTGAACAGCATTTTTTTCTTAGGATCAACTTTCAGCATAAAATATTTCAATGCAGCCTGTCCAATAATTTCATATGAAACTTCTTTTTCTTCATCCGAAAGACCTTCTAATCTTCCTTGTTCTGTTGCCTTCAATTTTGCTTCTTCATACATTCCCTGCATCAAGTCGTCAGCATCTACAACAGTTCCTTCACGGGATTTCATTTTTCCGTTTGGAAGTTCTACCATTCCGTAAGATAAATGATACAATTGGTCTGCCCAAGAATATCCTAATTTTCCTAAAATTTTAAATAAAACTTGGAAATGATAATCCTGTTCGTTTCCTACGGTATAAATTAATTTCTGAATATTATTTTGTTTGAAACGCTCAACAGCCGTTCCTAAATCCTGAGTCATATACACTGAAGTTCCGTCTGAACGCAACAACAATTTCTGATCCAACCCTTCATCCGTAAGATCACACCAAACAGAACCATCTTCTTTCTGATATAGAATACCTTTATCCAAACCTTCCTGAATAAGGTCTTTTCCTAAAATATAAGTATTACTTTCGTATTGAATCTGGTCAAAATCAACGCCTAATCTTTTGTAAGTTTCACTGAAACCTTGATATACCCAAGAGTTCATTTCTTTCCAGAGAGCTCTTACTGTTTCATCTCCTTTTTCCCAATCTAACAACATTTTTTGGGCTTCGACAATTAATGGAGCATCTTTTTTAGCCTGATCTTCAGTTGACCCTTGCGCAACCAATTCAGAAATTTCTTTTTTGTAGTTTTTATCAAATTCTACATAATAATTTCCTACAAATTTATCTCCTTTTGTATTTGTTGTTTCCGGGGTTTCGCCTTTTCCAAACTTCTCCCAAGCCAACATTGACTTACAGATATGGATTCCTCTATCATTAATGATTTGAGATTTAATTACGTCATATCCTGCTTCTTTAAGGATCTGTGCAACAGAAAAACCTAATAA encodes:
- a CDS encoding discoidin domain-containing protein codes for the protein MKKNVLKAMLFCLSLITLLTSCREEDFANEANPSKATDSKIASKVSVGQYESEMPYNINVVYFIPSDGAARPEYERRVSEFMIAAQDFYRQNMYNWGYGNRSFGLLKNPATNRVKINVINGALPVSSYPYSGGGNKIQAEVNAWFANHPNDKTSDHTIIFTAVPTPETEIPFYGLEKICFVGDNEAWDYQYFNQNTPQGNKAKWYMGGFLHELGHGLSLSHNALHKSSPYGTSLMSSGNNTYGYSPTVLTKSDCAILNNIQVFSTHTQPAGYFYAPGKEFKITSITGSYSNGRININGTYSTNAPLNSILSHFIPQSNYYFTVTGLADYTSNTFSTYIDVSDLHIIDNENYLFVLQGLYLDGTKTDAEYYYFTMKNGVPTIKWDMNRSNWTVSSSSQQSYFPATYAIDGDKNTYWHTNFDTGTVQNAPAAGASQNFPYYFDIDMGSVKDISGLSFIQHQGLVRTAKNISIYTRNSTTDTWKLENSYILTNTTDKQHVDFPQKENTRYVRLKFESSHDGLPYVAIPEIGAY
- the argS gene encoding arginine--tRNA ligase; this encodes MNIKDILEEKLSEIILNVYQLKDINLEVQENKTEFEGDFTIVTFPLVKQLKKNPESIGVELGEALTEQTELLESFNVVKGFLNVKVKNQFFVDQFRSVTEGFSKIEKKNSAVMVEYSSPNTNKPLHLGHIRNNLLGFSVAQILKEAGYDVIKSQIINDRGIHICKSMLAWEKFGKGETPETTNTKGDKFVGNYYVEFDKNYKKEISELVAQGSTEDQAKKDAPLIVEAQKMLLDWEKGDETVRALWKEMNSWVYQGFSETYKRLGVDFDQIQYESNTYILGKDLIQEGLDKGILYQKEDGSVWCDLTDEGLDQKLLLRSDGTSVYMTQDLGTAVERFKQNNIQKLIYTVGNEQDYHFQVLFKILGKLGYSWADQLYHLSYGMVELPNGKMKSREGTVVDADDLMQGMYEEAKLKATEQGRLEGLSDEEKEVSYEIIGQAALKYFMLKVDPKKKMLFNPEESIDFNGNTGPFILYTYARIQSLLSKANYQHKEVSGVELNQYEKELVMLLSNYKVIVEKAAELLSPALVANYLYDLVKSYNSFYQSNQVLKLEDENLKQVRLNLSDLTGKTIKKSLELLGIGTVNRM